The Triplophysa dalaica isolate WHDGS20190420 chromosome 14, ASM1584641v1, whole genome shotgun sequence DNA window GGGGAAAGCTGCAGGAACTCTGACACCCAGTCTGTCAGCTCCAACACAGAGGCAGACTCTCAGGAACCAACCACTTTACAAACAAGTAGGATGACTTTTTACGTGTTTAATGTCTTGTGTTGAGAATGTTGTAAACTTATCCCTTTTTTTTGTGTCTCCAGCATTACGGAAAAGGACTTCACAGTCCTGTGTCAAAAAGCCTGGAGAAGCTAAGGCGGTAACAAGGCAAACTCCGTCAAGCACTCCTTCTTCTACCTCATCCTCGAAACGAAGTCAAACGAATATTTCAAGTTTACCAAAGAGACACAAGTCAAAGCCGACACAACCTTCGCCTAAAGGAAAAAGACGCTGTCGAAGTGTATGGACGAAGAGCTCCACCAGAGTGAGAAATCTCAAGGAGCAGACAAGGGACAGGCACTGTTCTGTTCAGGGCCCTGGAGACGGTGCAGCACGGTCGTCAGAAAGCAATCAGATGTTTTCAAAGGGTACTTCCTTATGCAAGGATAGCGTGCTTTGCCCTTACAGAACTCGTAGGTCCACAAGGACCTCTCTTGGTGCTCAGGGGGTTGATGGCAGCACACAAGCATTAAATGAGCCGTCAAGCCCAGCCAcagctcagggtggtgtggtcCTCAAGACAGAGCCGGGAGACCTCATCCCCGTGACGCCTGGGCGCCAGCTGAACATGCCTAGTTTAGAGTATAGCTGTCCTAAGAAAGGAACGTGTCCCAGAGGTAGACGGACAGTAAAACAGGAAGACTCGGACTCCTACGGAGATTCCTTTCTCCACGAAAGCGTGCCTGACCTGAGGCATGCGGTTCGGGCTGCAGATGTAGCAGACTGTGGGAAGGTGGTGCTTGGCCTCCCCGGCCGTCACCAGCACTACAACGGCTCGGCTAAAAGCAGCAAGGCCCTCCGCCGTGGCAAGGGAAAGAAAAAGCGTCAGATCACACGCTACGATGCTCAGCTGATTCTGCAGAATAACTCGGGCATCCCCAAGATAACACTACGCAGGCGTCGGGACAGCAGCAGCAGTAAAAACGAGCCCAGAGAGCCCAACTCGTCGAGTTCCTCCAAAATCAGCATCAAGTTTAGTAAGGAACCAGAGACGGACAGGAGCAGCTCGTACGTGGCGAAGCTGAATAACGGATTCAACCACGGCTCCCACAGCAGCTCCACCAAGCTCAAGATTCAGCTGAAGCGAGAGGAAGACGGCACATCCTTGCATCGGGCGTACCCGGAAGATGTCACCTTGGGGATAATGCAAAGAGAAGCAGGGGACGACAAGGAGGTAGGTCAGAACGTAGACGTGGAGTCATTGTCTTCGGAGGATGAAGAAGAGGACTACTTTGATAATGAGGATGATTTTATCCCACTCCCACCAGCAAAACGTCTACGTCTTATCGTGGGCAAAGATTCCATAGACATTGACATTTCCTCCAGAAGAAGAGAAGATCAGTCCCTTAGACTCAATGCATAAGCTGTGTAAATATCCATTGTTTCAATCACGTTCATTTGAAATCTGtaatttaaatggaaaatgtaaatgtacaattaAATCATggcaaaatatctttctttacattttagTGATGGCACTTCTTTATCGTTTCCTCactatgaatatgaatattgtAGATAGTGTACAGATTATGTATGAATCCAAGTCTGATAATGTGCAGATGTTTGTTAGCATTTTGTCCATCTTAAATGTTCTATTCCATGAACCTCTTGGCTTTGTGTGATGGTGGGATGATCCACTTGGGAAACACTTGCATGGTTTCACCTTAGAGAGTTGACACTTCATATTTAAACAACAGTGTTGTGCGACTCCCATCAGCTCGATTAGgattgtttacccaaaaataaaacttgtcaTCATTAACGCACCCTCATTTGGTTTCAAAGCTATATGcgactcttctgtggaacacaaaataagttattttgagaaatgtttcaagtgcttttgtgtccatacaatggaagtcaatgcagGGCAATGTTGTTAggtcactgacattcttcaaaatctgtgttctacagaagaaagaaagtttttgAATGTCATgatggtgtgtaaatgatgaaagacatttattttttggacTATCCCTTTCAGGGAATATTTGAGCAAACAATGTACAGAAGAGTGTTGACAAAATACTAAAcaaatttctcaaaatctctCCACTTGAATTTTTTGTATCAAAATCCTTTTTAAGCACGTGTCAGATGTTATGGCCATGGAAGGGCCGTGGTGCTCGTTGTGGTGGCCTGGTGCTGGTCCATTAAGATAGGAGGCAATTGAATTATTATTCTGTGAACGTCAGACCTAGATACGTGTCCCTAAGGATAAAGTCCTCAAGAAGTATGAGTTGTGCTGAAATGTCATGAATCACTAATCTGTTTTCCTGAATCTTGATCATTGTGGTATTCAGTACATCGGATTGACTTTGTGgctttgtgtgcattttgtgctctgcctaaaaatgaaaaaaattaaaaacttagGTATTTAAAGCAGTTGTGTTTCCTTACCCTATAAGTAGGCAACTGCCATTTTAGGCTACTTTTATTTGTaactttactgttttttttttcattttactttacattCTGTAGTGTCAAAGGTCTGCCACAATGGGCTTGAAGCTATCAGCTTCTGATGATCACGAATCTTTGATCTCAAACTCACTCTGAAGAGCATCATGACAGTAACAATGTAGGATGTATACATAGTCTGGGGGCATACTGTTCACTCTGTATATTCTGGGACTTGTTTTTATTCAACTGTTTTAAGTACTTGAAAACTATAAAATTCATTTCCAAGATATTTTGGcttatgttgttattttacGTGCGTTTGTTAGTGACAAAGCCATACTGttcatattattaaaaactttCCAAAGATACAGGAGACATTCCATAAACTCTGGGCttttacttaaatataaaatattcctGTTTTGTTTGAGAATTTATTCcgtgtataattttttttaacgtggcgaaaacaaacatgcatacaCGCCTATAAAGGGTGGTGCCGGATTTTTGTGTATGACGTGctcattttttctttctgcaAACCAGTTTTGTTAGTCTACTGGTTATGTGCATTTTTACTATTTCAGTGtgttttgaacattttacaACACAAACCGGATATTTCATACGACATGTCTCGTCGTTCTAGATTACGTTGATGTTCTTTTTGTTCAATACTATTTCATCAAATTGCACGCATATATGTCGATGACTCGAAACACACACTAGCTTGAATACCGCTCCCATCATGTTCTGGATATGAAATGAATCATGAGACTTTTGCTCGGGTCTCGCGAGATGTtgcggaaagctttccagtgtatgttatatctttatttattctatgtttggctaacatgtgttttagtttttgatacaatacaaaaaaagcgccataaaaataaatctgacttgactatataattaaatataagatATAATTTCATAGAAAAAACGtagtgttacatattttattgggGACAACTCcagagttatgtattttgtaaaactattTGTATCAtataattagaaacaccacattaattaacgttatatgtttgcactttctaagtgtgtcccatcgggttagaaatactTAATGCTCACTTAGGATCTTCACGCCCACTAAAACACCAGGgacaaaaacaggaaaaacatcaagaaagtagtcaagtggtcaagtgcaaagaccgcaagtgggggtatttggacgcagcctcTGTGTCCCAATTTGGGGGCTGCGTGCTTTGAAGGCTGAATTTTAAGACCGATTGGGTCACAGCAGCGCGACTGGAGTCTCGATTCAAAGGTTGCTTCAAAAGCAGCATCAGAATGCAACCTTACTTCCGCAGGTTATTAAGGATAGAACAAATGTATCCTTCACAATTTTGGCTATCCCGAGATTCATTGGGCGCCTGAACCGGGTTGAAACTTTTAAATAATCTATCAAAactttagttaaataaaaatatgtgattCACAAAAACGGTAAATTTCAGcgttttatatatgtataatagtaaCATGATGttgttaataaacattattgttGCAGCATTGTGTTTTTAGTATTTGTTAGGCTGTTCAATTTAATATACTGTTGGGCtgttttaatatacataaacGTGTCTCATTCTcgaaaagaaaatatttttctggctccgtatttgtttaaaaatgtcagaaacgtatCCTGCTGTCACCACGCAACAGGAGCAGCAGGTGACGCAAATCACGTAATTGGAAATGCTCCGCGAGGCAAGCCCGTCTCGTTTCAGTTCGCTTCTTGGACTTTTGAGACTGCGTACTTTGAAAACCAAGTCCTCGTTTTCAAGTCCGCGACCTTAAAGGTTGTAGCCCCTGAATTTGGACACAGCTATAGTGCAGAGcttttgaaaaacagagttatgaCACTCACTCGAGCTGTTTCTGAATTCGTCCCCTCCTATATGGTGCACTATATCGGGAgtccgccattttgtagtgtggtccgaattcttttttttactactctttacccacaatgcattctgattttgagGGCACATCCGATGTACACTCGCTCACTTATGTTACCCATGATAAAAGTTGAATCAACCGTCTGATTAGAATCAGCTCGAGGAGAGAGACGAATATacgttaaaacattttttttcacacttattttctactttttgagaataaacagattaaattaattttatataataatttatttgtaatatataaagCCATTGTATTAAAGGTAATACATGTTTAACGTGGCAAACATttgttctcttctttttttaaactaatacaataaacgtgacaaattatgtaaaaatgaactttgccattttacaaaacattccATATTAGACACACAGGTGTAATATAAGCGTTATGACGAATTTCCGCGACAGTACTGTCAGACGCAGGATATATTACGCTAGTGTCCGAAAttgttcactcattttcattcacttcttccacATATAGTGGATTATTTAGTATTTGCTATACATGTAATAACGTtagtgaatgaatgaacaagTGAGCGATTTTAAACGCAGCTGTAGAGGTCCGTTTGAAGACTGGAATACGGAAGTAACTCGTGTCATGGAGCGGCCAATtcagtacctcagagatgacgtagTTTATATGCTAACCCGGAAGTATGCATCGCGCTGGTTGcctcgaccgaaagcctatgcaCTTTTCCCATAGATTTTTGgatgtttatgatgtttacacttTTTGTCTAGCAAGATAATGTTTACAAATCAACACCAAATGTGTTACTTTGTAAGCCGAAATAAAACCGGTAGAAGTCAAAAGCTTACacaatgctataaacagactacacttaaggttgctcgatatcaacgtcgtcaccaccaccaagcctccgacaactctttcaaactttattaaaaatgtgttccctggtaagtaattactccgTGAATTCGCATCTAAGTGAATTCGCATCTAGTttactgtgtgttcagaccaaacgcgaatgaagcgcgagtgatttacatgttaagtcaatgcaaagacgcgatagacctacttgcggcgcgattGAAAAATATGAACTTAGACGAAAATTCGagccgcgttaaccaatcaggagcttgctctagtagtgaggtgattatgatgttgcgagcggaggcagaaatcccaaataacaatggaggacaaaattatcgttgctgtatgtggaagCCTGAatctgtacgatacatcttacttttgtTAAAAGATCTTGCTTgaaagaaagtgagtgaggaggtcggacaatctggtcAAATCAATCTTTAAGCAATTTGAGCAATAtacgagactggagccgcctggcagaagcccctcccatgacgcgaattcgcgtctgtagtgaagtgaatttgacgcgcgaatgaagcgagtaaactcaaaatgttcaagcgtccaattTTGGTTTGAACACACACGTACGTCCGcctatatttatattatttacttttaaaatgttaccGTTGCTCAGCCCTTATGGCTTCATAGTACGGAGAAGTGTCCACccgatccacactcacgaatctcggCGATTGGCTGAACTAAAGAACATGgtcaataaaacaaagacatcagtTTGACTCATCGCATGCGGATTATGTCCGTAATCTTTTAGCGCTGAGACGGCTCTatgtatcagtttcaaacgatctccaaatccagcgttatatccaccgtttatataacattatatatatgttatataacatCACACAAATGCAGTGAACTAATAAACACCTGAACTTAGCGAACGCAAGCTCCTTCTACTCTCCATGCcgccgcgtgcttttccgggagaattgtccaataagggactaataaaaatagttacaaaactgttttatatgttaaaaaaaactttccgaaacctgaaCGATCGCTGGTCGAGTGAAGTTGCAGTACGAGTTGCAGCATCCCTTTAAAATCCATGTTTATATGTTGACAGCACGTATTTGTTTGGATCTATTGAGTGCTCCATGTACTACGTGACCACATGGTGGCGAGATCCAGTGTCGTATCTCTCAAATTCCACAGCTCTGGACTATCGTATCACACTTGATTTACAAGTAGGCTATGCCAGAAACGTTTCGAAAGACCCGTCAAACCAAAATGTTTActgtttttagtaaaatatgGGAAAGAAAAagctaaaaagaaaatataaatttaaaaggATACATTTCGGCAAAATAAATTCAGATCATAAATTGTTAAActctgtttttgcaaaaaagaTTAAAACCTTTGAAGAGATGATCTCAGTTACCCAATCAGGTCTTATGAAAGGGAGTTCTGTTATATAAAGTTCGACTTGTTCATGATATATTGGACTGTTCGGATCTCACTGAAAAAGGTAccttaattttattaattattgcAAGGCGTTTGACTCAATTGatcatgattttatttatacagttaGACAAATCTggttttgcattaaaatgtaaaaagatggTAAAAATATACACGAAGATATAAACAGCAGTGTTTCTTtagcaaaatattaaatatgattgTTAGATTACCAGTGAACAGAAACACAATGTTTAATTGATTCCGTTCCACCCCATTActctgctaaataaaaaaaattctgtgtactatgtttacaaatgtaatgttattcATAGTATTGAAACGATCGCTGCTGATTGGGCTGACATTTTTGGCACGCCCACCAAATAAGAGAAAACGTATCTCAAACCCTCCCTGCGTTCCTATTTGCCTACTTACACTATGCCCTAATAGTAGGTACTGTTTTTGTGTGGAAATAGTAGGTACTTTTGAGTGCATGGCAAAAGAGATCGCACACACTACCACATACTAACAGGAAGCGGAAGTGaccgttgttgcctagacaacattgtggccaataactgtcacacacatcaaaatacagctcttctttccattaaggtatttattcattcaaaatgtatttacatttgttaatttagtgaTGCATCATAATTTATTAACGTAGTGgagcgtcactaaactccggctactcgcggtgagttgtgggtaatatcagccgttagtgtgcatcattctgcacttcgaATTTTtaccggaagtagtagaccatccgggaatcttttgaatactattttcaacatactacgattCGGGACGTACTAATTCTGCTTTCGAATACTATAAGGACGGATAGTACGCTGATTGGAATGCATCTCAAACCCTGTTGCAAACCGTTGCGCACCGTTTCCAGGAAACGTTGCGAACCGCTTTGATCTTGAACGTGCCCCAGGTTTAGTATAAGGGGACGTGACTCTGTTGTCCAATCAGCGAACGGAATAGGCGTGGTCAGGTTACGTGAGTCAAACCTCTTCGACTTCAATATTAAGAGGGCTCGAATAAACCAATTTGACGCAGTGTTCAACAGTCGTGCGTagtttttctttgaaaacaagACATCCGCGTTTATTTACTTGCTTTATACCGACAAAAAAAAGTTGCACAGCTAGTCTGCGTTTAGACAATTTACACCATATTtcacattcttaacagcagcaAGCATGAAGACTAAATTTGTAAATGGCGTGTCTTCATCGCCTTCAATGTCTCTGGGTTTATTGGTAAGTGA harbors:
- the kmt5b gene encoding LOW QUALITY PROTEIN: histone-lysine N-methyltransferase KMT5B (The sequence of the model RefSeq protein was modified relative to this genomic sequence to represent the inferred CDS: substituted 1 base at 1 genomic stop codon): MKXMGESKNMVLNGRRHGSKFSSNQPVSKSRLQNSQRAHLRQNKGSPSVRRCSRRCGGAPPEAERRHVPSSGMTAKELCEYDDLSTSLILDPYLGFQTHKMNTRFRPIKGRQNELREVIDRFKKHDNMEKAFHALTSGDWTRHHFLNKTKSQEKLFKAHVFVYLRMFASESGFEILPCNRYSSEQNGAKIVATKDWKRNDKIEHLVGCIAELSPSEERLLLHHGENDFSVMYSTRKNCAQLWLGPAAFINHDCRPNCKFVSTGRDTACVKVLRDIEPGEEISCYYGDGFFGENNEFCECYTCERRGTGAFKSKAGLPVEAPVINSKYGLRETDKRLNRLKKLGESCRNSDTQSVSSNTEADSQEPTTLQTTLRKRTSQSCVKKPGEAKAVTRQTPSSTPSSTSSSKRSQTNISSLPKRHKSKPTQPSPKGKRRCRSVWTKSSTRVRNLKEQTRDRHCSVQGPGDGAARSSESNQMFSKGTSLCKDSVLCPYRTRRSTRTSLGAQGVDGSTQALNEPSSPATAQGGVVLKTEPGDLIPVTPGRQLNMPSLEYSCPKKGTCPRGRRTVKQEDSDSYGDSFLHESVPDLRHAVRAADVADCGKVVLGLPGRHQHYNGSAKSSKALRRGKGKKKRQITRYDAQLILQNNSGIPKITLRRRRDSSSSKNEPREPNSSSSSKISIKFSKEPETDRSSSYVAKLNNGFNHGSHSSSTKLKIQLKREEDGTSLHRAYPEDVTLGIMQREAGDDKEVGQNVDVESLSSEDEEEDYFDNEDDFIPLPPAKRLRLIVGKDSIDIDISSRRREDQSLRLNA